Proteins found in one Salinimonas lutimaris genomic segment:
- the trpA gene encoding tryptophan synthase subunit alpha, with protein MDRYQAMFDRLNEQKAGAFVPFVTIGDPDLATSEKIICQLIESGADALELGLPYSDPIADGPTIQAASIRARGSKVSTADCLALLGRIRAKYPDIPVGLLLYSNLVMVTGITGFYEKAAEAGVDSILIADVPLREVQPFLAAAEQTGIKQILIAPPNASDETLSQIGEHSSGYTYLLGRAGVTGAETAVEIPAESLVAKLAQYDCAPPLLGFGISKPEQVKNAIAAGAAGAISGSATVNLIAQNLGNEAAMLDALDNFVRSMKAATVKD; from the coding sequence ATGGATAGATATCAGGCAATGTTTGACCGGCTCAATGAACAGAAAGCCGGTGCGTTTGTGCCCTTTGTGACCATTGGCGATCCGGACCTGGCAACTTCGGAAAAAATTATTTGCCAGCTGATCGAAAGTGGCGCCGATGCGCTGGAGCTTGGCCTGCCCTACTCCGACCCGATTGCCGATGGCCCGACTATTCAGGCCGCCAGCATCCGGGCCCGGGGCAGCAAGGTGAGCACAGCTGATTGTCTGGCTTTGCTGGGTCGTATTCGGGCAAAGTATCCGGACATCCCGGTTGGCCTGCTGCTTTATAGCAATCTGGTGATGGTAACCGGTATTACCGGTTTTTATGAAAAAGCCGCAGAGGCAGGCGTTGACAGTATCCTTATTGCAGACGTGCCATTGCGTGAAGTGCAGCCATTTCTGGCCGCAGCCGAACAAACAGGTATTAAGCAAATTTTGATTGCCCCGCCAAATGCCTCTGACGAAACCCTGTCACAGATTGGCGAGCACTCTTCTGGCTATACCTATCTGCTGGGTCGCGCCGGAGTGACCGGCGCAGAAACCGCCGTAGAGATTCCGGCCGAGTCGCTGGTTGCCAAGCTGGCTCAGTACGACTGTGCTCCACCGCTGCTGGGCTTTGGTATATCTAAACCCGAGCAGGTCAAAAATGCCATTGCCGCCGGTGCAGCCGGGGCTATCAGTGGTTCCGCCACCGTAAACCTGATTGCTCAGAATTTGGGGAATGAGGCAGCCATGCTTGATGCGCTGGATAACTTTGTACGCAGTATGAAAGCTGCCACAGTCAAAGACTAA
- a CDS encoding YciI family protein: MLYMICATDVTDSLEKRLAVRPDHLARLETLKDEGRLIMAGPFPAIDSADPGPAGFTGSLVVAEFASLEAAQAWADADPYVAAGVYESVLVKPYKKVLP; the protein is encoded by the coding sequence ATGCTCTATATGATTTGCGCAACAGACGTTACTGATAGTCTGGAAAAACGCCTGGCAGTACGCCCTGATCACCTTGCGCGGCTTGAGACACTGAAAGACGAAGGCCGGCTGATAATGGCAGGCCCGTTCCCGGCCATTGATTCGGCTGATCCGGGTCCGGCAGGATTTACCGGCTCTCTGGTCGTGGCTGAGTTTGCCTCGCTGGAGGCGGCGCAGGCGTGGGCTGATGCCGACCCTTATGTAGCGGCCGGCGTCTATGAAAGTGTGTTGGTTAAGCCATACAAAAAAGTTTTGCCCTGA
- a CDS encoding pyridoxamine 5'-phosphate oxidase family protein, producing the protein MTADIRTTMWKAMADSPNVMVNLTAKYQHAEPMRAQLDEDADSEFWFYTTKTNRIAEGGEAMVQFASKGHDVFACIRGVLVKEDRQEIIDKYWSNAVEAWYEKGKEDPSLQMMRLELKDAEIWQADPGFKGIFKMLRGKNVEPEEMGEHEKVNL; encoded by the coding sequence ATGACAGCAGATATTCGTACAACAATGTGGAAAGCGATGGCCGACAGCCCAAATGTGATGGTTAATCTGACGGCAAAATACCAGCATGCCGAGCCGATGCGCGCGCAGCTTGATGAGGATGCTGACAGTGAGTTCTGGTTTTACACCACCAAGACCAACCGGATTGCTGAAGGCGGCGAGGCCATGGTGCAGTTTGCCAGTAAAGGCCACGATGTATTTGCCTGTATTCGCGGGGTTCTGGTTAAAGAAGACAGGCAGGAAATTATCGACAAGTACTGGTCGAATGCGGTGGAAGCCTGGTACGAGAAAGGCAAAGAAGATCCATCACTGCAAATGATGCGCCTGGAGTTAAAAGACGCTGAAATCTGGCAGGCTGATCCCGGGTTTAAGGGCATTTTCAAAATGCTCAGGGGTAAAAATGTTGAGCCTGAAGAAATGGGCGAGCATGAAAAGGTAAATTTGTAA
- a CDS encoding PepSY domain-containing protein yields MSQRIFVAAIFCITLCTTPLFAVAQQDNDHQIDKTQAANKARKQVNGRVLKVDQQSDRYRVKVLKKSGRVISVDVDKRSGKVNQTNKKDNNR; encoded by the coding sequence ATGTCCCAGCGAATTTTTGTAGCCGCTATTTTCTGCATCACCCTGTGCACTACGCCATTGTTTGCCGTGGCGCAGCAGGATAATGATCATCAGATAGACAAAACCCAGGCTGCTAACAAAGCGCGCAAACAGGTCAATGGCCGGGTGCTGAAAGTGGATCAACAATCAGACCGCTACCGGGTCAAGGTACTGAAAAAATCCGGCCGGGTCATTTCGGTCGATGTGGACAAACGCTCTGGCAAGGTAAACCAGACGAACAAAAAGGACAATAACCGCTAA
- a CDS encoding response regulator transcription factor — protein MRILIAEDDSRLLTQLDVLLQQHGYSVDLADNGNSALYLLKEHNYDVAIIDIGLPHLDGFDVIRQARRADVTSPVLILTARDRWQEKVEGLDAGADDYLTKPFHNEELLARVKALIRRSSGQANPTISFGPLELDTVAEELAVDGSRLELTAYEYKVMEYLMLNPQKVVSKTELTEHIYDQDFDLDSNVIEVFVGRLRKKIDPAGVLKPIETLRGRGYRINRDL, from the coding sequence ATGCGAATTTTGATTGCTGAAGATGACAGCCGGCTTTTGACCCAGCTTGATGTACTACTTCAACAACACGGTTACAGTGTGGATTTAGCCGATAATGGCAACAGTGCGCTTTATTTGCTTAAAGAGCACAATTACGATGTTGCCATTATTGATATCGGATTACCCCACTTAGACGGCTTTGATGTTATCCGACAGGCACGACGTGCTGATGTGACCAGCCCGGTGCTGATACTCACCGCCCGGGATCGCTGGCAGGAGAAGGTCGAGGGACTGGATGCCGGCGCCGATGATTATCTGACCAAGCCGTTTCATAATGAAGAACTGCTCGCCCGGGTCAAAGCACTGATCCGACGCTCATCCGGTCAGGCCAACCCTACCATAAGTTTTGGACCGCTGGAGCTTGATACCGTGGCAGAAGAGCTGGCTGTGGATGGTAGCCGGCTGGAGTTGACTGCCTACGAATACAAGGTGATGGAATACCTGATGCTAAACCCGCAAAAAGTGGTGTCTAAAACCGAGCTGACCGAGCATATTTACGATCAGGATTTTGATCTGGACAGCAATGTGATTGAGGTCTTTGTTGGTCGCCTGCGTAAAAAAATTGACCCGGCCGGGGTACTTAAACCCATCGAAACCCTGCGAGGTCGTGGTTATCGTATCAACCGGGACCTATGA
- a CDS encoding ATP-binding protein has translation MKRLSLKIRSILLALVALAVFIPVTVYVLDKAYTSSLTQAKLNELKLMNLALVSAFEVENNRPVMPDFLYEEQLNLPDSGYVGFVIFRDKIVWQSASALHVVVTKPATLPAVGDEQFTAHYVQSTDDSPAYFAYGFTAEFATDTDFVPVQFYILNNREEFAAERSMFLNTVWQGLSVLGLLLVLVMLLGITVVLAPVRKLITEIKHTSEGHQLQLDGAYPKEFSGLKKSINHLLETEAQQRKRYKNSLGDLAHSLKTPLAVALGANHLPDDARDSLLQIDRLIQRQLKRATAGQKGWQAPVLIAPVMGKLKRAMDKVYEHRNLTLTIEATGEPLFYGDDTDLFEMLGNLTDNACKAARRQVLLKTYREGPWLYLIVEDDGPGIALPVRERLLERGNRLDTYTEGQGIGMAVVADLVDIYEGQLTIYDSAAGGAGIQLRLPAGYA, from the coding sequence ATGAAGCGGCTCTCCCTGAAAATTCGTAGCATTCTGCTGGCCCTGGTGGCGCTGGCAGTATTTATTCCGGTCACAGTATATGTGCTGGATAAAGCGTACACCAGTAGCCTGACCCAGGCGAAGCTCAATGAACTCAAACTGATGAACCTGGCACTGGTATCGGCCTTTGAGGTTGAAAATAACCGGCCGGTCATGCCAGATTTTTTGTACGAGGAGCAGCTGAACCTGCCAGACTCAGGCTACGTCGGCTTTGTTATTTTCCGTGACAAGATTGTATGGCAGTCGGCCTCGGCACTGCATGTGGTTGTCACCAAACCGGCTACCCTGCCTGCGGTGGGTGATGAGCAGTTCACGGCGCACTATGTGCAAAGTACCGATGACTCCCCCGCTTACTTTGCCTACGGTTTTACCGCCGAATTTGCCACCGATACCGACTTTGTGCCTGTCCAGTTCTATATTCTCAATAATCGCGAAGAGTTTGCCGCTGAACGCAGTATGTTTTTGAACACGGTCTGGCAGGGACTATCGGTGCTGGGCCTGTTGCTGGTGCTGGTCATGCTACTGGGGATTACTGTGGTACTGGCACCAGTCCGAAAGCTGATTACCGAAATAAAACACACCAGTGAAGGGCATCAGCTGCAGCTGGACGGCGCTTATCCGAAAGAGTTCAGTGGCCTGAAAAAAAGCATCAACCATTTACTTGAAACTGAAGCGCAGCAGCGTAAACGCTATAAAAACAGTTTAGGCGACCTGGCACACAGTCTTAAAACTCCGCTGGCCGTCGCGCTGGGAGCAAATCACTTGCCCGATGATGCCAGGGATAGCCTGCTGCAAATCGACCGTCTGATTCAGCGTCAGCTTAAGCGTGCCACCGCCGGGCAAAAAGGCTGGCAGGCACCGGTGTTGATTGCGCCAGTAATGGGTAAACTCAAACGGGCCATGGATAAGGTCTATGAGCACCGCAACCTTACGCTGACCATTGAGGCAACCGGCGAGCCTCTGTTTTACGGTGATGATACGGATTTATTTGAAATGCTGGGAAACCTGACAGATAACGCCTGCAAAGCAGCGCGCCGTCAGGTTTTACTGAAAACCTACCGGGAGGGTCCCTGGCTGTATCTGATTGTGGAAGATGACGGGCCCGGGATTGCCCTCCCGGTACGGGAGCGTCTGTTGGAGCGAGGCAACCGGTTAGATACTTATACCGAAGGCCAGGGAATTGGTATGGCGGTAGTCGCTGACCTGGTCGACATTTACGAAGGCCAGCTGACCATTTATGACAGCGCGGCAGGCGGTGCCGGTATTCAGCTTCGGCTGCCTGCCGGTTACGCCTGA
- a CDS encoding AI-2E family transporter, translating into MELKSPTAKALVVLASLVVVLAGIKAASAIMVPFFLSGFIAIACGPLINWASRHHIPRWLSIMLVILTIVFIGFLLAGLVGQSLTEFKENLPEYRAKLDTEFAWVIDQLARVNIHINRELITSHLDPGMAMSLATNFISGMGGVLSNLFLILLTVIFMLFESHSIPARLHVALADPDMKMQHVDKFIRSVNSYLAIKTVVSLATGLIIGVWLYVMQVDHFLLWAVLAFMLNYIPNIGSIIAALPAVLIAFVQYGFASAGLVALAFVLVNTIMGNLVEPRLMGRGMGLSTLVVFLSLIFWGWLLGTVGMLLSVPLTMVVKIALESRKESEWLAVLLSSSDDKSTSRQA; encoded by the coding sequence ATGGAACTAAAATCTCCTACTGCCAAAGCACTGGTGGTACTTGCCAGTCTGGTTGTCGTTCTGGCGGGTATTAAAGCGGCCTCAGCCATCATGGTGCCGTTTTTTCTGTCTGGCTTTATTGCTATTGCCTGTGGCCCATTAATTAACTGGGCCTCCCGACATCATATCCCACGTTGGCTTTCCATTATGCTGGTCATTCTGACCATTGTGTTCATTGGATTCTTACTGGCGGGCCTGGTGGGTCAATCATTAACAGAATTTAAAGAAAATTTGCCTGAGTATCGGGCCAAGCTGGATACTGAATTTGCCTGGGTGATTGACCAGCTCGCCAGGGTCAACATTCACATAAACCGGGAGCTGATTACCTCACATCTGGACCCGGGCATGGCTATGTCGCTGGCGACTAACTTTATCAGCGGAATGGGCGGAGTATTGTCGAATTTATTTTTGATCCTGCTGACTGTGATTTTTATGTTATTTGAATCACACAGTATTCCGGCCCGGCTACATGTGGCGCTGGCAGATCCTGACATGAAAATGCAGCATGTGGACAAATTCATTCGTTCGGTAAACAGTTACCTGGCAATTAAAACCGTGGTCAGCCTGGCGACCGGTTTGATTATTGGCGTGTGGCTGTATGTGATGCAGGTAGACCACTTTCTGCTGTGGGCGGTGCTAGCGTTCATGCTTAACTATATTCCGAATATTGGCTCTATTATCGCTGCACTACCGGCGGTGCTGATTGCCTTTGTACAGTATGGTTTTGCTTCCGCCGGCCTGGTTGCACTGGCTTTTGTACTGGTGAACACCATTATGGGTAATCTGGTCGAGCCGCGGCTGATGGGGCGGGGCATGGGACTTTCTACTCTGGTGGTCTTCCTGTCGCTGATTTTCTGGGGCTGGTTACTGGGCACAGTGGGCATGCTGTTATCTGTGCCGCTGACCATGGTAGTGAAAATTGCCCTGGAATCACGTAAGGAAAGCGAGTGGCTGGCAGTACTGCTGTCAAGCAGTGACGATAAATCCACCTCTCGTCAGGCGTAA
- the folX gene encoding dihydroneopterin triphosphate 2'-epimerase, with the protein MNLNQATIKIKNLRLRTYIGINEEEIKNKQDVVVNVKIHYDAQRATDSDNMDDALNYKTVTKSIIKLVEDNRFSLLEKLTADVLDVAAEHHWVTYAEVEIDKPHALRFSDSVSLSLSCNKP; encoded by the coding sequence ATGAATTTAAACCAAGCGACTATAAAAATTAAAAATTTACGTCTTCGAACCTACATTGGTATTAATGAAGAAGAGATCAAAAATAAGCAGGACGTAGTGGTTAACGTCAAAATTCATTACGATGCACAGCGGGCCACCGACTCCGACAATATGGATGATGCGCTGAATTATAAGACAGTCACCAAGTCCATTATCAAACTGGTAGAAGACAACCGCTTTTCACTGCTCGAAAAGCTGACTGCAGACGTACTAGATGTGGCCGCAGAGCATCACTGGGTCACCTACGCCGAGGTTGAAATAGATAAACCGCACGCCCTGCGCTTTTCAGATTCAGTCTCATTATCACTGTCATGTAATAAACCCTGA
- a CDS encoding TIGR01777 family oxidoreductase yields the protein MHILITGGTGFVGRHLIERLWHDHQLTVLTRDKERASKLLPGQVKIIKSLAEIADFGQLDAVINLAGEPIADKRWSALQKKRICDSRWEITRELVTRINACQTPPGIFLSGSAIGYYGRQGDRTVTELDNQPNPEFTHELCARWENIACEAKNEQTRVCLLRTGVVLAKGEGALAKMAPPVKLFVGGKMGSGEQYLSWIHIDDMVSALLFLLENEHCHGPYNMTAPHPQTNKAFTDTLARAMHRPNVFTVPGFALKLMMGEAADMLLTGQKVIPERLQHAGFTFSYPNLQDALNYEFG from the coding sequence GTGCATATACTCATCACCGGCGGCACCGGCTTTGTTGGCCGGCATTTAATTGAGCGTCTTTGGCATGACCATCAACTGACGGTGCTGACCCGGGATAAAGAGCGCGCTTCAAAATTACTGCCGGGGCAGGTCAAAATCATCAAATCCCTGGCTGAAATCGCCGATTTCGGCCAACTGGATGCTGTAATCAACTTGGCCGGTGAGCCTATTGCTGATAAGCGCTGGAGTGCCCTGCAAAAAAAACGTATTTGTGATAGCCGCTGGGAGATTACCCGCGAACTGGTGACCCGAATTAATGCCTGCCAGACGCCGCCGGGGATTTTTCTGTCGGGCTCTGCAATTGGCTATTATGGCCGCCAGGGTGACCGGACCGTCACTGAGCTTGATAACCAGCCTAATCCCGAGTTTACCCATGAGCTGTGCGCCCGCTGGGAAAATATTGCCTGTGAAGCCAAAAATGAACAGACCCGTGTTTGCCTGCTACGTACCGGAGTGGTGCTGGCTAAAGGCGAAGGTGCGCTGGCTAAAATGGCGCCGCCGGTCAAGCTGTTTGTCGGCGGTAAAATGGGCAGTGGCGAGCAATATTTATCGTGGATTCATATTGACGATATGGTCAGTGCTCTTTTATTTTTACTGGAAAACGAGCACTGTCACGGGCCGTACAATATGACCGCGCCTCATCCGCAAACCAACAAAGCATTTACCGATACACTGGCTCGCGCCATGCACCGCCCTAATGTGTTCACTGTGCCCGGTTTTGCCCTGAAACTGATGATGGGCGAGGCTGCTGACATGTTGCTAACCGGACAAAAAGTGATTCCTGAACGCCTTCAGCACGCAGGTTTTACGTTCAGCTATCCCAATTTGCAAGATGCTTTGAATTATGAATTCGGATAG
- a CDS encoding ABC transporter permease, which yields MGKVVSLAWRLFKHEARRGELTIILAAIILSVAAVLSLSLFSERLQGALTERSAAFLAADRQLSASQPIDENWLMAARSESLETARQTQTRSMVFGKNTMSLADLRAVNENYPLKGEVTIADAPFGQQSKTTEVPERGQAWVDSRLFQLLNISIGDTIEIGDQQFTVGRVLSEIPDAGFNLFSTDPMVLIREADLQSANITGPGSRVNYKAYFTGTQANLNQYYDWLESRLDEEVHRWRSVDNDESRIGRSVARAGQYFLLASLLAIVLAAVSIAVAAQRYSQRHYDPVAIMKTLGASQQMIRRVYMLQVSFIAVLGILIGIAAGVAIQQVVVSALADKVEVSLTVWHYRPVLIAVFTGVVCAVLFSMYPLLRLFSVPPLRVLRRDMDASLRSRTLQFAVSGIAVFLLMWAYSQDLKISAILFGSGVALVAALLLVTLGLIRIGRKLGSAKMGAWQLAWARIRRRAMDNSIQLISFSITIMLLLVVLVMRNDMIAQWQAQLPQGTPNYFLINITSDQQPKLEQRFAQQGVTIDAFYPVVRGRFVAVNEERVNTEVTKEESDAPREGRDGLGREANLTWSNQLQKENRITAGMWHGNAQNEHDDVFEVSVESGVAERLDISLDDILTFNVGSEIVKAKVTSLREVNWQSMQPNFFFVISPDAMQSFNPTYITSFYLPTERKPELTSLMQPFPSVTMFDVDARINQLRGIVDQVSLAVEFILILVLVAGSLVLIAQVQASMDERQQELAILRTLGAKGRLIRASVVFEFVIIGVVAGFMAALANELSLYMLQTMLFNMTPTLHVEYWLIAPIVGALVVGGLGAVGCWRLLTLNTSELLRKIM from the coding sequence ATGGGTAAAGTTGTCAGTCTGGCCTGGCGGTTGTTTAAACACGAAGCCCGCCGTGGTGAGCTCACCATTATTCTGGCTGCGATTATTTTATCGGTCGCAGCGGTATTATCGCTCTCCTTGTTTAGTGAACGTTTACAGGGCGCGCTGACCGAACGCTCAGCCGCTTTTCTGGCTGCCGACCGTCAGTTAAGTGCCAGCCAGCCCATTGATGAAAACTGGCTGATGGCTGCGCGTTCTGAGTCGTTGGAGACCGCTCGGCAAACCCAGACCCGCTCAATGGTGTTTGGTAAAAATACCATGTCACTGGCAGATCTTCGTGCGGTTAATGAAAATTATCCGCTCAAAGGCGAAGTTACGATCGCCGATGCGCCATTTGGTCAGCAAAGCAAAACCACCGAAGTGCCGGAGCGCGGCCAGGCCTGGGTAGACTCCCGGCTATTCCAGCTGTTGAATATTTCAATCGGCGATACGATAGAAATCGGCGACCAGCAGTTCACCGTAGGCAGGGTGTTATCGGAGATACCTGATGCCGGGTTTAATCTGTTTAGTACCGACCCGATGGTACTTATCCGCGAAGCGGATTTGCAGTCAGCCAATATTACCGGGCCAGGCAGCCGGGTTAACTACAAGGCGTATTTCACTGGCACACAGGCTAATCTGAATCAGTACTATGACTGGCTTGAAAGCCGCCTGGATGAAGAAGTTCACCGCTGGCGCTCGGTCGACAATGACGAATCCCGGATCGGACGCTCGGTGGCCAGGGCGGGTCAGTATTTCCTTCTGGCCAGTCTGCTGGCAATAGTCCTTGCAGCAGTGTCGATTGCCGTTGCCGCGCAGCGCTACAGTCAGCGCCATTACGATCCGGTAGCCATCATGAAAACCTTAGGGGCCAGCCAGCAGATGATCCGGCGGGTTTACATGCTGCAGGTCAGTTTTATTGCGGTTCTGGGCATTCTGATTGGTATTGCTGCGGGCGTGGCTATACAGCAGGTGGTGGTCAGTGCGTTGGCCGATAAAGTAGAAGTGAGCCTGACCGTCTGGCATTACCGGCCGGTGCTCATCGCAGTATTTACCGGGGTTGTCTGCGCGGTCTTGTTTTCCATGTACCCGTTACTTCGTTTGTTTTCTGTGCCGCCGTTACGGGTATTGCGCCGTGACATGGATGCTTCATTACGCTCGCGAACCCTGCAATTTGCAGTATCTGGTATCGCGGTATTTTTACTGATGTGGGCGTATTCGCAGGATCTGAAAATCAGCGCTATCTTGTTTGGCTCAGGCGTAGCACTGGTTGCGGCGTTACTGCTGGTCACGCTGGGGCTAATTCGTATCGGTCGTAAGCTAGGCAGTGCAAAGATGGGCGCCTGGCAGCTGGCCTGGGCGCGTATTCGCCGGCGGGCCATGGATAACAGTATACAGCTGATTAGTTTTTCAATAACGATCATGCTGCTGTTAGTGGTATTGGTCATGCGTAATGACATGATTGCTCAGTGGCAGGCGCAACTCCCCCAGGGCACGCCCAACTACTTTTTAATTAATATTACCAGCGATCAGCAACCCAAGTTGGAACAGCGCTTTGCTCAGCAAGGGGTCACTATAGATGCGTTTTACCCGGTGGTACGGGGACGCTTTGTTGCCGTGAATGAGGAGCGGGTAAATACTGAAGTTACTAAAGAAGAATCTGATGCTCCACGGGAGGGGCGGGACGGTCTGGGGCGTGAGGCAAATCTGACCTGGAGTAACCAGCTGCAAAAAGAAAACCGTATCACCGCCGGCATGTGGCATGGCAATGCGCAAAACGAGCATGACGATGTGTTTGAGGTGTCGGTGGAAAGTGGGGTAGCAGAGCGGCTGGATATCTCTTTGGATGATATTCTGACCTTTAATGTAGGCTCTGAAATTGTGAAGGCTAAGGTGACCAGTCTCCGGGAAGTGAACTGGCAATCTATGCAGCCCAACTTTTTCTTTGTTATTTCGCCCGACGCGATGCAAAGTTTCAATCCTACCTATATTACCAGTTTTTACCTGCCAACAGAGCGAAAGCCTGAGCTAACCAGTCTGATGCAGCCTTTTCCCTCGGTCACCATGTTTGATGTGGATGCCAGAATCAATCAGCTCAGGGGCATTGTTGATCAGGTATCGCTGGCGGTTGAGTTTATTCTGATCCTGGTGTTGGTAGCCGGCTCGTTAGTGCTGATAGCCCAGGTACAGGCGAGTATGGATGAGCGGCAGCAGGAACTGGCCATATTGCGTACTCTGGGGGCTAAGGGCCGTCTGATAAGAGCCAGTGTGGTGTTTGAGTTTGTCATTATTGGTGTAGTGGCCGGCTTTATGGCGGCGCTGGCTAACGAGCTGAGTCTGTATATGCTACAAACCATGCTTTTCAATATGACGCCGACATTGCACGTTGAATACTGGCTGATTGCACCGATTGTCGGAGCACTGGTTGTGGGGGGACTCGGTGCTGTAGGATGTTGGCGGCTATTAACGCTGAATACCAGTGAATTACTACGTAAAATTATGTAG
- a CDS encoding ABC transporter ATP-binding protein, translating to MIKTSQLTKTVSTNEGPLEILKPISFEVKQGQTVAIVGASGSGKSTLLGLLAGLDQVTEGEIFLDGEPLHSMDEEQRAQLRGEKIGFIFQSFMLVQSLTAIENVMLPAEIAGLENARQKARAVLEQVGLGHRANHYPNQLSGGEQQRVAIARAFIGEPRILFADEPTGNLDAANSDKIEKLLFKMNKDLGTTLVLVTHDDELALRCDRQLTMQAGELSERALQQELASNG from the coding sequence ATGATTAAGACCAGTCAGTTAACCAAAACAGTTTCTACGAATGAAGGGCCTCTGGAGATTCTTAAACCCATTTCTTTTGAAGTCAAGCAGGGACAGACTGTGGCTATAGTTGGCGCGTCCGGTTCGGGCAAATCTACGCTACTGGGTCTGCTTGCCGGACTTGACCAGGTCACCGAGGGCGAAATATTCCTCGATGGTGAGCCGCTGCATAGTATGGATGAAGAACAGCGCGCTCAGTTACGTGGCGAAAAAATCGGTTTTATCTTTCAAAGTTTTATGCTGGTACAAAGTCTCACAGCCATCGAAAATGTGATGCTACCGGCAGAAATTGCCGGGCTTGAGAACGCGCGGCAAAAAGCCCGGGCTGTGCTTGAGCAGGTCGGGCTGGGTCATCGGGCTAATCATTATCCCAATCAATTGTCTGGCGGTGAGCAGCAGCGGGTTGCCATCGCCCGGGCATTTATTGGCGAGCCCAGAATATTATTTGCTGATGAGCCTACGGGGAATCTGGATGCGGCAAACAGTGACAAAATTGAAAAACTGCTGTTTAAAATGAACAAGGACCTGGGCACGACGCTGGTGCTGGTCACGCATGATGATGAGCTGGCGTTACGCTGCGATCGTCAGTTAACCATGCAGGCGGGTGAGCTTAGCGAGCGCGCGCTACAACAGGAGCTGGCCAGTAATGGGTAA
- a CDS encoding arylesterase has protein sequence MFFNQCRHHIFSISFILLLPLLLLADQSVAASQPQPDEKPTLLVVGDSLSAGYGLQQHEGWVSLLQKRWADASHPIQIVNAAISGETTDGGLARLPRLLEQHQPSHVLIELGGNDGLQGHPVNKLKANLIRMVELAKQAGARVFLQDMQIPSNYGRRYTTMFADTFDEVAREQDILLVPFFLQDMALNKDLMQKDGIHPNHEAQPLIADFMDTRLKPLILE, from the coding sequence GTGTTTTTTAATCAATGTCGTCATCATATTTTCAGCATTTCTTTTATCTTATTGTTACCGTTACTGTTGCTGGCAGATCAATCGGTTGCCGCGTCACAACCGCAGCCGGACGAGAAGCCAACCTTGCTAGTTGTGGGTGACAGCCTGAGTGCCGGTTATGGATTACAACAGCACGAGGGCTGGGTCAGTCTGCTGCAAAAGCGCTGGGCTGATGCCTCGCACCCCATTCAGATTGTTAATGCCGCCATCAGTGGCGAAACCACTGATGGCGGACTGGCCCGTTTACCGCGATTACTGGAGCAGCATCAGCCAAGCCACGTACTGATTGAGCTGGGCGGTAATGATGGCTTACAAGGCCATCCGGTTAACAAATTAAAAGCCAACCTGATTAGAATGGTTGAGCTGGCCAAACAGGCCGGTGCCCGGGTGTTTTTGCAGGATATGCAAATTCCCTCCAATTACGGCAGGCGTTACACCACCATGTTTGCAGACACCTTTGATGAGGTTGCCCGGGAACAGGATATTTTACTGGTTCCGTTCTTTTTACAGGACATGGCGCTTAACAAAGATTTAATGCAAAAAGATGGTATTCACCCAAACCATGAGGCCCAGCCATTAATTGCAGATTTCATGGATACCCGGTTAAAGCCGCTTATCCTTGAATAA